One part of the Coffea eugenioides isolate CCC68of chromosome 10, Ceug_1.0, whole genome shotgun sequence genome encodes these proteins:
- the LOC113750869 gene encoding F-box/kelch-repeat protein At1g57790-like encodes MRSTGLNQATGSVNINSSLATINQTMTKDEESIDGEPQYVQPPLIPQVYPWLLISHGKQLQRHTFFSCIENRYHTRIVPYLRDKLVLRCCFGWLILEDEETDDCHLFNPVSMENIQLPLLESFDRVTSALLSGPPGDSNCHVLFIGSPNRLAFCRLGDDNFVEQSSVFGEDSLSTVTVMNGKMYGLMMQSHALVTLDFVGPTILLRHIIKDGSPFQLPCPLPPENSFYDKYLIESSGELLFVFKIYSAPGNYTVAYFKVFRVNTSEIVCEEVKNLGDQVVFLNHHYGMTCSIQEPGIRRNSIYFAELFDRNLYVYNMENRSQSVKLPCPIAKRKARLSWVMPLLPSSS; translated from the coding sequence ATGCGAAGTACAGGACTAAATCAAGCAACAGGTTCGGTAAACATCAATTCAAGTTTAGCGACAATCAACCAAACAATGACGAAAGATGAAGAATCAATAGATGGTGAACCACAGTACGTTCAGCCTCCACTCATCCCGCAAGTTTACCCTTGGCTTTTGATATCTCATGGAAAGCAATTACAAAGGCATACTTTCTTCAGCTGCATAGAAAACCGCTATCATACCAGGATTGTCCCTTATCTGAGGGACAAGCTTGTACTCCGCTGTTGTTTTGGTTGGCTAATTTTGGAAGACGAGGAAACAGATGATTGTCATCTTTTTAATCCTGTATCTATGGAAAATATTCAACTTCCGTTGCTTGAATCTTTCGACCGTGTTACATCTGCCTTATTGTCTGGACCCCCTGGTGACTCCAATTGCCATGTTCTTTTTATTGGATCCCCTAATCGACTTGCATTTTGCCGGCTTGGTGATGATAACTTTGTTGAACAAAGTTCAGTATTTGGAGAGGATTCTTTGTCGACTGTAACTGTCATGAATGGAAAAATGTATGGCCTGATGATGCAGAGTCATGCATTGGTTACTCTTGATTTTGTAGGTCCAACAATACTTCTTCGCCACATAATAAAGGACGGTTCACCTTTTCAACTACCTTGCCCATTGCCTCCGGAGAATTCTTTCTATGATAAGTATTTGATCGAGTCCTCTGGCGAACTcttatttgtttttaaaatatactCAGCCCCAGGCAACTACACTGTTGCCTACTTCAAAGTTTTTCGGGTGAATACTTCTGAAATAGTGTGTGAGGAGGTGAAGAATTTGGGGGATCAGGTGGTTTTCTTGAATCACCATTATGGGATGACATGCTCCATACAAGAACCTGGAATTAGGAGAAACTCTATATATTTTGCCGAGCTATTTGACAGAAACCTGTATGTGTATAACATGGAAAATCGAAGTCAATCAGTGAAACTTCCATGTCCAATTGCAAAGCGAAAAGCGCGCCTGAGTTGGGTTATGCCGTTGTTACCTTCGTCAAGCTAG